One region of Quercus lobata isolate SW786 chromosome 2, ValleyOak3.0 Primary Assembly, whole genome shotgun sequence genomic DNA includes:
- the LOC115977383 gene encoding CBL-interacting serine/threonine-protein kinase 21 isoform X1 — MGLAAHNIGKYKLGRTIGEGTFAKVKLGVDSTNGQYVAIKIIDKHMVLESNLKYQVQREIRTMKLLHHPNIVRIHEVIGSKTKIYIVMEHVSGGQLTDKMSYVKKLEEWEARKLFQQLIDAVDYCHNKGVYHRDLKPENLLMDHKGNLKVSDFGLSALQKPGGILTTACGSPCYVAPELLLNKGYNGAAADVWSCGVILFEILAGHLPFDDRNLINLYKKISRAEYTFPLWFTKGQKKLLFRIFDPNPRMRITIPEIIEDEWFQKDYVPACGYEIDDKIHLDDVNAAFDSIEEIATETKIPKSSSFINAFQLIAMSQDLDLSGLFEEQDENKQKKMFGSKHTIDETIKKIEAAAMDVSLSVERRNNSKMKMHAKQKMTRCCRSCLDISAEVIEVAPTDCVIEISKSAGELKVYKEFCKSLSSLLIEKSELPSQTEETEEANVDTKNIQESGSSEEKNYKENKDP, encoded by the exons ATGGGATTGGCTGCACATAACATTGGGAAATACAAGCTTGGCCGGACAATCGGAGAAGGTACTTTTGCTAAGGTTAAGCTAGGTGTTGACAGCACCAATGGCCAGTATGTTGCAATCAAGATCATTGACAAGCACATGGTCTTGGAAAGCAATCTCAAGTATCAG GTGCAAAGAGAAATAAGAACAATGAAGCTTCTGCATCACCCCAACATCGTACGAATACATGAG GTCATTGGTTCAAAGACAAAAATCTATATTGTAATGGAACATGTATCAGGAGGACAGCTCACAGACAAGATG TCTTATGTCAAGAAGCTAGAGGAATGGGAGGCAAGAAAACTTTTTCAGCAATTGATTGATGCGGTGGACTATTGCCATAACAAAGGGGTATATCACAGAGATCTAAAG CCAGAAAACTTGCTTATGGATCATAAGGGAAATCTGAAAGTATCTGATTTTGGACTAAGTGCGTTGCAAAAG CCTGGTGGCATCCTAACTACAGCCTGTGGCTCCCCATGCTATGTAGCACCCGAG CTGCTTCTAAATAAGGGTTATAATGGAGCAGCTGCTGATGTTTGGTCTTGTGGGGTAATCCTGTTTGAAATACTTGCTGGTCATCTACCATTTGATGACCGAAACCTGATAAATTTGTATAAGAAG ATATCCAGAGCAGAATACACATTTCCACTATGGTTTACCAAAGGCCAAAAGAAACTGCTCTTCAGAATATTTGATCCAAATCCTAGAATG CGGATAACTATACCAGAGATCATAGAAGATGAATGGTTTCAAAAAGATTATGTGCCTGCTTGTGGATATGAAATCGACGATAAAATCCACTTGGATGATGTTAATGCTGCTTTTGATTCAATTGAG GAGATTGCCACAGAGACAAAGATTCCCAAATCCTCAAGTTTCATAAATGCTTTTCAGTTGATAGCCATGTCACAAGATCTTGATTTATCAGGTCTCTTTGAAGAGCAG GATgaaaataaacagaaaaaaatgtttggatCCAAGCATACAATTGATGAAACCATAAAGAAAATAGAAGCTGCTGCAATGGACGTGAGCCTATCAGTAGAAAGAAGGAACAACTCTAAG ATGAAGATGCATGCCAAACAGAAAATGACTAGATGTTGTAGATCATGCCTCGACATCTCAGCAGAG GTGATTGAGGTTGCTCCCACTGATTGTGTCATAGAAATATCAAAATCTGCAGGGGAGCTAAAAGTGTACAAAGAG TTCTGCAAAAGTTTATCAAGTCTGCTGATAGAGAAGTCTGAGCTTCCATCACAAACTGAAGAAACAGAAGAAGCCAATGTTGATACCAAAAATATCCAAGAGAGTGGAAG ctctgaagaaaaaaattacaaagaaaataaagatccCTGA
- the LOC115977383 gene encoding CBL-interacting serine/threonine-protein kinase 21 isoform X2 translates to MGLAAHNIGKYKLGRTIGEGTFAKVKLGVDSTNGQYVAIKIIDKHMVLESNLKYQVQREIRTMKLLHHPNIVRIHEVIGSKTKIYIVMEHVSGGQLTDKMSYVKKLEEWEARKLFQQLIDAVDYCHNKGVYHRDLKPENLLMDHKGNLKVSDFGLSALQKPGGILTTACGSPCYVAPELLLNKGYNGAAADVWSCGVILFEILAGHLPFDDRNLINLYKKISRAEYTFPLWFTKGQKKLLFRIFDPNPRMRITIPEIIEDEWFQKDYVPACGYEIDDKIHLDDVNAAFDSIEIATETKIPKSSSFINAFQLIAMSQDLDLSGLFEEQDENKQKKMFGSKHTIDETIKKIEAAAMDVSLSVERRNNSKMKMHAKQKMTRCCRSCLDISAEVIEVAPTDCVIEISKSAGELKVYKEFCKSLSSLLIEKSELPSQTEETEEANVDTKNIQESGSSEEKNYKENKDP, encoded by the exons ATGGGATTGGCTGCACATAACATTGGGAAATACAAGCTTGGCCGGACAATCGGAGAAGGTACTTTTGCTAAGGTTAAGCTAGGTGTTGACAGCACCAATGGCCAGTATGTTGCAATCAAGATCATTGACAAGCACATGGTCTTGGAAAGCAATCTCAAGTATCAG GTGCAAAGAGAAATAAGAACAATGAAGCTTCTGCATCACCCCAACATCGTACGAATACATGAG GTCATTGGTTCAAAGACAAAAATCTATATTGTAATGGAACATGTATCAGGAGGACAGCTCACAGACAAGATG TCTTATGTCAAGAAGCTAGAGGAATGGGAGGCAAGAAAACTTTTTCAGCAATTGATTGATGCGGTGGACTATTGCCATAACAAAGGGGTATATCACAGAGATCTAAAG CCAGAAAACTTGCTTATGGATCATAAGGGAAATCTGAAAGTATCTGATTTTGGACTAAGTGCGTTGCAAAAG CCTGGTGGCATCCTAACTACAGCCTGTGGCTCCCCATGCTATGTAGCACCCGAG CTGCTTCTAAATAAGGGTTATAATGGAGCAGCTGCTGATGTTTGGTCTTGTGGGGTAATCCTGTTTGAAATACTTGCTGGTCATCTACCATTTGATGACCGAAACCTGATAAATTTGTATAAGAAG ATATCCAGAGCAGAATACACATTTCCACTATGGTTTACCAAAGGCCAAAAGAAACTGCTCTTCAGAATATTTGATCCAAATCCTAGAATG CGGATAACTATACCAGAGATCATAGAAGATGAATGGTTTCAAAAAGATTATGTGCCTGCTTGTGGATATGAAATCGACGATAAAATCCACTTGGATGATGTTAATGCTGCTTTTGATTCAATTGAG ATTGCCACAGAGACAAAGATTCCCAAATCCTCAAGTTTCATAAATGCTTTTCAGTTGATAGCCATGTCACAAGATCTTGATTTATCAGGTCTCTTTGAAGAGCAG GATgaaaataaacagaaaaaaatgtttggatCCAAGCATACAATTGATGAAACCATAAAGAAAATAGAAGCTGCTGCAATGGACGTGAGCCTATCAGTAGAAAGAAGGAACAACTCTAAG ATGAAGATGCATGCCAAACAGAAAATGACTAGATGTTGTAGATCATGCCTCGACATCTCAGCAGAG GTGATTGAGGTTGCTCCCACTGATTGTGTCATAGAAATATCAAAATCTGCAGGGGAGCTAAAAGTGTACAAAGAG TTCTGCAAAAGTTTATCAAGTCTGCTGATAGAGAAGTCTGAGCTTCCATCACAAACTGAAGAAACAGAAGAAGCCAATGTTGATACCAAAAATATCCAAGAGAGTGGAAG ctctgaagaaaaaaattacaaagaaaataaagatccCTGA